The Thermosynechococcus sp. HN-54 DNA segment TGCCGCATCAAAAAGACGCCAAAGCCATTGGCCGCCGTCGGCAAGATCAAGGCGCCATAGGTATTGATCAGATGACCCGCCTTCAGAATCAAGAACACCGGGATCACTAGGAGTTGAAACGGGATCACCAGCGTCGCCAGCATCAGCAGCAAAATTGTCTGCTGCCCCGGAAAGGAAAGCCGCGCCAACGCATAACCTGCCAAGGCGGAGGTCACCAACTGGAGCGCCGTCACCGCTAAGGCCACAACAGTTGAGTTCGCAAAAGCCAAGATAAAGTTTCCCTGCTGCCACGCTGCTTGGTAGCTTTGCCATGTCCAACCTTGGGGCGGCAGCAATTGAGTCGGTAAGGTTCCCGGTGGCCAGCCGGAGGTGCAGAGCACCACCAGGAGGGGGCTAAGAACCAGCAACGCCCCCAGTGTCAATAGGAGCGTTAAGCCTACCCTAGGAGCGACCACTGCCGGACATCCGCTTTAGGAGATCCACAAATCCTTTGACTTCCTCACGGAAGAGGAAGCCCGCATAGGCCTCCATACCATGCTCGCCAATATCCAATCCCTCGATTTCCTCTTCTGGCGAAACGCGGATGCCAATGGTGGCATTGAGGAGTAGCCACACTGCGGTACTAAAGGCAACGGTAAACCCGCCCACCGCCATCACCCCCACTAATTGGTGCCCCAACTGGGTAAAGTCACCACTCCAGAGCAATCCCTTGAGAGGCCCTGCCCCAGCTTCGTAAAAGCGCCCCGGTCCATCGGCAAAAAGACCCACAGCCAAAGTCCCCCAGATGCCATTGACCAAGTGTACGGAAATGGCACCCACTGGATCATCAATTTTCAGGCGGTCAATTGTCACCACCGAAAAGACAATAATGATCCCGGCAATAATGCCGATTAACGTCGCACTCTCAATGGTGACAAAGGCACAGGGGGCTGTGATGGCCACTAGTCCCGCCAGAATCCCGTTGATGATCATCGAAAGGTCGGGCTTACCAAAGTAAAGCGTGGAAACCACTGTTGCGGTGACGCCCCCAAAAGCTGCCGCCATATTCGTGGTCACAACAATGTGGGCGATCGCCCCCGGATCTGCGGCCATCGTTGACCCCGGATTAAAGCCAAACCAACCCAGCCAGAGGATCAGACAACCCAAGGTGGCAATGGCAAAATTGTGCCCCGGAATCGCCATCACTGAGCCATCCGGTAAAAAACGTCCCAGCCGCGGTCCCAAGAGGGCTGCTCCTATCAACGCTGCCCATCCACCTACGGAGTGCACGACTGTCGAACCGGCAAAATCCCACATGCCCAACTTTTGCAGCCAACCGCCACCCCAGATCCAGTGGCCAGTGATTGGATAGGCGATGCCCACCAAGAGCAAACTGAAAATAAAGAAGGCATAGAACTTGATCCGCTCCGCCACAGCACCAGAAACAATGGTTGCGGATGTTCCGGCAAACACCAGTTGGAAAAAGAACTTGGCATAGAGAGGAACAGCTGCCCAACTCAGGGAGTCATACACGCCTTGATAGGCGTCACCTGTTGCCGGGCTATTATCAGCCCCTAGTAAAAAAAAGCCACTGCCGCCAACAATGCCGTTGCCATCGCCAAACATGAGAGCAAAACCAATTGCCCAGAAGGAAATCGTAGAGAGGGCAAAAACAATCAAGTTCTTTGAAAGCAGATTCACCGCATTCTTGGCACGACAAAATCCAGTCTCCAACATGCCAAAGCCGGCATTCATGAAAAACACCAACACGCCGGCAAAAATCACCCAGAGCGTATTGAGTGCCACCTGCACCTTTTCGGGAACTTCTGGGGAGGCGGCGGTGTCTTGCCCCAATGCTGCCGTCGCACTCAGCAAGCCAATCATCAGCGCAAAGGTGAATAGCGTACGGCGAGTGGGCAGGTAGAGAATTCGAGTCAGAGGATGCTGAAGACGAAGCCCCCGTCGCAAGACAGAACGCAGTTTCATAGGTGCAGATGTCCAATCCACAAAGAAAACAGTTGAAACTTGCGAAACCCTCGCCAAGATTTCCAAGAAAGTCTTAGGGCTGGGTTCCAAAGTCTGGCACAAATACGATCATCATCTCTGAAGCAGTCACTAGCTAAATGTATTCCACAATACAAAAATCTTGGGTCTCCGCCTCAATTCTGCATAGGAGCCAAGCTGTGCCAGTTAGAGAAGTTGCTATTGTCCACCCTTGTGGAGTGTCCAGTATGACTCATCCGCATCACTCCAATCCTGCTGTTGTCCACCGCCGGGTGACCTATTCTTTGCTGGTTGGATTGGGACTTGTCATTTTAGAAGTGGCACCGGTTACTGCTCAAATTGCCGTCTATGAAGGGCGGCGGGTCACTGGGGACGTCACCATGACACTTCCCGACGGCAGCACCTACAAAGGGGAATTGCTGAATGGTCGCTTTAATGGCCAAGGGATTCTCACAATGGCCAACGGCAACCGCTACGAAGGGGAATTTCGCAATGGCCGCTACTACGGTCAGGGGGTGCTCACCTATGCTGATGGCGGACGCTACGAAGGGGGCTTTGTGGATGGCATCTTCAATGGCAAGGGCACTCTCCAACTGGCCAACGGTCAACGCTACGAGGGCACGTTTCTCAATGGTCAATACCATGGGGAGGGGGTGCTCACCTTTCCCGACGGTACCCGCTATGAGGGGCAGTTTCTGGCGGGCAAGTATCATGGAACAGGAACACTCTCCTTTGGGGATGGCACGAGCTATGCTGGACAGTTTCGCAATGGCTTATTTGAAGGACAGGGGGTCTTTACGCTGCCGGATGGCTCCCGCATTGTGGCCACATGGCGCAATGGTCGTCGCGAACCCCGCTAATCCGCTTCAATCAGGCTGTGAGTGATCCGCTGACGGCGGCGCTAAGTCCCTATGCCCGCTTTGGGGTGCGCCTTGGGCTTGAACCCATTCAAGCGCTGCTGAGTGTTTTGGGATCTCCCCAGTTACAGGTGCCCTTGATCCACGTTGCGGGGACCAATGGCAAAGGCTCGGTGTGTGCCTACTTGGATAGTGTTTTGCGGGCGGCGGGCTATCGAACGGGGCGTTATACGTCGCCCCATCTGTTGAGTTGGTGTGAGCGCATCTGTGTGCAGGGCGAACCCATTGCTCCTGAAACGTTCTTGGCGCTGATCCAGAAAATTGAGTCGGTCTTGCCACAGCTTGCCTATCCTCCCAGTCAGTTTGAGGTGGTGACGGCGGCAGCATGGCTGTATTTTGCCCAGCAGCAGGTGGAGGTGGCGGTAATCGAAGTGGGCTTAGGCGGACGCTTGGATGCCACGAATGTGTGTCAGCCCCCTTTGGTGAGTGTGATTACCTCTATTGGTTGGGATCATTGGCAGCGGTTGGGCAATACCTTGGGGGCGATCGCGGGCGAAAAAGCGGGTATTCTCAAGCCGGGAGTGCCAGCCGTCATTGGCCCTGTTCCCGCGGAGGCAAAGGGAGTGATTGCCCAGCGTCTAGAAGCCTTGGCGTGCCCAGCGATCTGGCCAGAACCGGCACAGTGGTCTGCTGATCGGTCTGGGTGGGCGACTTGGGGTGGCATCGAGTACCCCTTGCCTTTGGCGGGAGAGATGCAGTTAACCAATTCAGCGATCGCGATCGCCACGCTACAACAGTTACAATCTCAAGGCTGGCAGATTTCCCGAGAAGCGATTCAACAGGGAATGGCACAAACCCGCTGGCCGGGACGACTGCAATGGTTACAGTGGCAAGGGCGCAAACTGCTCATTGATGGTGCCCACAATGCTCCTGCGGCCGCCTACCTACGGCAATACGTGGATCAACTGGGCTGGACAGAGGTGACTTGGGTAGTGGGGATGCTAGCCAATAAGGATCATGAAGGGATTCTCAAACATCTCCTGCGAGGGGGCGATCGCCTGTGGTTGGTGCCTGTACCGGATCACGCTAGCGCTGACTTAGAGGAATTGAAGGCACTTGCCTACACCTGTTGCCCTGAGTTAGGGGAATGCCGCTTTTTTAAGGATGTGACTGAGGCACTCGATAGGGCGGGCGATCGCTGTGTGGTCTGTGGCTCCCTTTACTTAATTGCTCGCGTTTTGGGGGCGATTGCAAGTAAAGATTCGCAAGCAACTAGACTGTAGAAAACTGGAGGTGCTCAGTGAGACAAGTCATCATCTATATGAACTACTCGGATAGCGAATTCCGCTAGGTTGGTTAAGGACAACCTTACAAAGAACTCATAATTTATGTGGGACACTCGCTTTCAAGGAGACACTTATTTCTACGGCACGGAGCCAAACGACTTCCTCAAAGCCCATGCCCATGACTTTGTACCCCAAGGGCAAATTCTCTCCCTCGCTGAAGGAGAAGGCCGCAATGCCGTCTATCTTGCTCAACAGGGCTATGTCGTCACGGCTGTGGATGCCTCCCAAGTGGGACTGGCCAAAGCCCAGCGCCTTGCTCAAGAACGGGGAGTTACCATTACTACCCATCACTGCAATCTGCGGGATTTTGACCTTGGTGAAAATGCTTGGGATGGGATTATTGCTATTTTTTGCCATCTGCCGCCAGAGCTGCGCACATTAGTCAACCAGCGCATTGTCAAAGCCCTCAAGCCCCAAGGCCTCTATCTGAGCGAAACCTACAGCAAGAAACAACTAGGGATGGGCACAGGGGGACCCCCCACCCTAGAACTGCTGCACGATTTAGAGGAAATGAAGAGAGAACTGACGGGTCTAGAGTGGCTCCACGCTATTGAAATCCAGCGGGACATCCATGAGGGTCAAGGCCATCGTGGGCGAGGCTGGGTGATCCAACTGATTGGCCGCCAGTTCCCATCTTTCACCTAATTGCAGCTGCAAGCGGAACGGTAAAATCAAGGTAATGTTGTCCTATTGCTATGCCGCCGCGACGCACCCGTAGCCAAGTCATTATTCTCGATGCCCTTAGAGCCAGTGGCCGATCGCTCTCGGCACAAGAGCTTTTTTTAGAACTGCGGCAACGGCAAACGCCCCTAGGTCTGGCAACAGTTTATCGCACCCTAGATCATCTACGCATCAATGGTGAGGTGCAAGCCCGCCCCTTGCCGAGCGGCGAACTGGTCTATAGCTTGGTGCAGCAAGATCAGCACTATCTCACCTGTTTGCAGTGTGGCACGTCAGTGACCATTGATCACTGTCCAGTACAGCATTTAGAAACTGAGCTACGGCAGTCCCATCACTTTGAGATTTTCTACCATACCCTTGAGTTTTTTGGCCTCTGTGCTAAGTGCCAAGTGATGGCGCAGCGCTGAAGCGGTATTCTGGATTAGGCGCATCTTCGGAAAGTGGTGTGATTGAATTTGCCAACTGTGCCTGGACACGGGCGATCGCCCAAGGCTGGGAGAATCCCTACCGCGTTCGCTATGCCAGCAATTTAGATGATGGCCCTTGGCATGGCATGCCTCTTGGCGGCTTTGGGGCGGGTTGCATTGGCCGTTCGTCTGCTGGGGATTTTAATCTCTGGCATATTGACGGGGGAGAGCACATTTTTCGTACCCTACCGGCCTGTCAATTTAGTCTCTTTGAGCAGGGAGCGCAGACCCAAGCCTACGCCCTAGGGAGTGCACCCAAGGATGGCAGCCTCAGCAGTTGGCAATGGTATCCTGCCGGCAAAGGAACCTATGCAGCTCGCTATCCGCGCAGCTGGTTTGTTTATGAGGGGGTCTTTAGTGCCCAGATGACCTGCGAACAGTTTTCCCCGATTCTGCCCCACAATTACCAAGAAACCAGTTATCCTGTGGCGGTGTTTCTATGGACGTTCCGCAATCCCACGGATCAGTCCCTCACCCTAAGCTTGATGTTCTCGTGGCAAAATACCGTCGGTTGGTTTCGCAACAGCACACCCTCCTCGGCCATTGAAATCCGTGACGATGGTAGCCCTGTCTATACCTACACTCCCCCTTGGCGTCAAAGTGAAGGCAATTTTAATGAACTGATTCAAACGGAGTCCTATCAAGGTTGGCGACTGCGCCGTACGCCCCACCCGAACCCACCCCAAGAAGGCGATGGTGAATGGGCAGCACTGATCCCCGCCGGCCTCGGTGAATTCTTTGGTTGCAGCCGTTGGCATCCAGAGGGAGATGGTGCAGAGCTGTGGCAGCAGTTTGCTGTGGAGGGTTCCCTACCGGTCGTCAATGATCCAACCCCAGCGGCAGCGGGAGAACAGGTGGCCGCCGCCTTTGCTGTGCGCTTTTCCTTAGCACCTAGGGAAACAAAACAAATTCCCGTGGTCTTGGCGTGGGACTTCCCGGTGACTGAGTTTGGCAAGGGTGTGATCGATTACCGCCGCTACACGGATTTTTGCGATCGCAGTGGCACAAATGCTATCCCCCTTGCCGCCCGTGGCCTAGACCATTACCAAGAATGGCAACAGCAAATTCGCACTTGGCAAGAGCCAATCCTCACCCACCCCGACTGGCCCGACTGGTTCAAGATGGCACTGTGCAATGAGCTTTATGTCCTCAGTAGTGGTGGAACCCTTTGGAGTACCGCGAGCGATCGCGCCCCTGTGGGACAGTTTGCTGTTCTAGAATGCCTTGACTACCGCTGGTATGAAAGCCTCGATGTGCGGCTCTATGGCTCCTTTGCCCTGCTGCAACTGTGGCCAGAACTGGAAAAATCTGTCATGCGTGCCTTTGCGCGGGCTATTCCCACCGCTGATCCCACGTTGAGAATTATTGGCTACTTTTATCGCGGTGACCCCGAAACCGCCTACAAAGCACCTCGGAAGCTGGCCAATGCCGTGCCCCACGATCTTGGTGCGCCCAATGAGCACCCTTGGGAAAAGACCAACTACACGGCCTACCAAGACTGTAATCTCTGGAAAGACTTGGCCTCGGACTTTGTGCTCTTGGTCTATCGCGACTTTTTGTTCACTGGGGGCACGGATCTCGATTTTGCGCGCGAGTGCTGGCCGGCGGTGGTGGCAGCCTTGGACTACTTGAAACAATTTGATCGCGATGGCGATGGCCTGCCAGAAAATGGCGGTGCCCCAGATCAAACCTACGATGACTGGAAACTCCAAGGGGTGAGTGCCTACTGTGGTGGCTTGTGGTTGGCAGCCCTAGAGGCAGCGATCGCCCTCGGTACCCGCCTCCAACAACCGCAGGTGACCACCTACCGTCAGTGGCTCCAGCAAGCTCGCCCCCGCTACCATCAACTGCTGTGGAATGGCGAGTACTACCGTCTTGATACGGGCAGTGGTTCTGACGTGATCATGGCGGATCAGCTCTGTGGCCAGTTCTACGCCCAGTTGTTAGGGCTGGGGGATATTGTGCCTCCTGACTGTTGCGATCGCGCCCTACGGAAGATCTACGACATCTGTTTCCTCGAATTTCACAACGGCCAGTTGGGTGCCGCCAACGGTTTATTGCCCAACGGTCAGCCAGAAAATCCCCATGCCACCCATCCCCTCGAAGTATGGATTGGAATTAACTTTGGCTTGGCCGCCTTTTTGTGGCTGCGGGGAATGAAGCGGGAGGCTTGGCACTTAGCCGAAGTTGTTGTCCGCCAAATCTACGAAAATGGTCTGCAATTTCGTACGCCGGAGGCCATTACGGCCAAGGGTACCTTTCGTGCCTGCATGTATTTGCGACCCATGGCCATCTGGGCACTGGCGCTTGTGAGTCGGGGATCACGATTAAACTAAAATTTTTGTAACTTACTTTACATTGCCGTAATTTGTTCAGCCGCCACAATGGTGAGCAATGGGTTGCCCGTCTATGATAGAGGGTAGCTTGTCAACAGCTAAACTTTTAGATCTCACCTATGAATAACCTCAGCCAACGTTACCTACGTCTGTGCCAAGCCTATAGCCAACTGGCAGAACGCTATACCAAACTCGATATTGACCACATGACGCTGCGGGAAAAGCTCGTCCCCTTTCTGATGGCGTTCAAATATTACAAGCAGATGAGTGAGCAACTCGTTGCTGAAAAAGAAGCGCTGCAGCGAGAACTCAATGACCTGCGCGATCGCTACCAATTGCTCGTGAGTCAAAATGGCGGTGCCCCTGTCAATGAGGAACTCCTCAATGCCCTTGCGGAAGCAGAGGAGCAAATGGGACTGATCGAAGAAACCCTCAAGGAACAGGAGACTGACCCGGATCCCAACCTGCTTCCCATTGAAAAGCAATTGCTGGAAGAATATACAAAGGGGAGTGGTGATTTTCAGGCGCTGCTTCCCCAATCGTTGAGTCACTCCGGGATTACTGCCTAGATGCTCTGGCCAGCCAGTGAAGAATTTGCTGCCCTCTGTCGTACACAATTAGAACTTGTTGTCAACAACTTGGGTGCCTCTTCACTGGCGGTCTATCTTAGTGAAACCCTCAATGACTCCCCCTCATGGTCTCCCGTTGCTGTCTATCCAGAGGCGGCACCCCCCCTGAGCTTACCGCTTCCCCCGACACTACCACCGCCAACACAAGCAGCAGAGACGCCTTTAAGCCATTACCCTCAACAGGTCGTCTCGTCCTTGGCCAATCAACTGATCCTGCCCCTAATGTACCAAAATTGGGTGCTGGGGGTACTGGTGGCACAGCGGCAACACCGTCCTTGGTTGGCAGCAGAGCAGGCGCAGTTGCAACAGGTGGCACAAACGCTGGCGATCGCCTGCGTCCTTGATCAACGGCAACAGTGGCTCAGCCATGCCTCCTCTGCCCAGACCCTAGAGCAACAGCAGCAACGCTTTGATGATCTGCTCCACCAACTGCGCAATCCCGTGGCCGCCATTCGCACCTTTGTCAAGCTCTTGCTCAAACGGTTGGAACCTGATCACCAGGGGCGCCCCCTCGCGGAGGGTATTGCCAAGGAAACAGAACGGCTCATGGCATTGTTGGAGGACTATCGCCAACAGCGCAATGATATTCCCGCCCTCACGGGCAGCCAGCCCCTATCCCTTGTGGGTAAACCCCTCGATCTAGCTGAAACCCTCTCCCCCTTGATCACCGCCGCCAAAGCTCGTGCGGAAATGGAGGACAAAACCTTTGTGGTCGAAATGTCACCTCAACTCCCCCCGATCTGGCTAGAGGAACGGATGCTTCAGGAAGTGGTGGGGAATCTGTTAGACAATGCCTTCAAGTACACCCCCAAAGGCGGCACAATTGGTTTACGCTTGACCCTCATGCCCGCAGTCTTAGAATTAACCGTTTGGGATACCGGCTGTGGCATTCCTCTGGACGTGCAGTCACGGCTCTTTGAACGGGGCTACCGCGGGATTCAAGCCGACAGTGGGATTGAGGGCAGTGGTCTAGGCTTGGCGATCGCTCAGGATCTGCTGCGTCCCTATGGGTTGAGTTTACAGGTCACCAGTCCCTATGCGGGCGATCGCGGTACGGCTTTTACCTTGGCGATTCCCTTACCAATGAAGGTGGAACGATGAGTGCTCTGAAACAGCGTCTTACCAAGATCATCAGTCAGGGGCATCAATTCCTTGTCCTAGTCTTTGCCCTACCCCTATTGATCTCGGCCACAACGGGAATCGCCCATCGTCTTGGGCGCAGTTGGTTTGGGCTATCTAAAGACTTTGGGCGGGCGATGATGACCCTCCATGAAGGCCGCTATCTGGGGGAATGGGGCGTACCCCTATACGTTTTAGTCCTTGGTCTGGGATTGCTGGGCATTATTGCCACGGGTCTGGGTCTATTGTGGGGGCGATCGCTCCCTGCGAAGTGGTCGGCACGGCGGGTGCATCATCTCTTGGCGGCTATTGCCGCGTTGCCCTTGCTGGTAAGCGCCACCACAGGAATTGCCTATCGCCTTGGGCGCAATTGGTTTGGCCTCTCCAAGGAACAAGCGGCAATTTTTCTGCGCCTACATCAGGGAACCTATTGGGGGGAGGCGGGGCGTCCCTTTTATGTTCTCCTGGTGGGGCTGAGTGTGCTGACACTGCTAGCTACTGGGCTTTCAATGCTGACAATCCTGCGACAGTTGCCTCTCTGGCGTCCTAGGGTGACCCCGGAGACCTAGCTGCGAAATGTTACAAACTATGAGCAAGCGTTGCCAAAGGTAAGCGCCTATGGAGTAATAAATACAGCACTTGATCGCGACTGTTATCCCATAAAAGGAGTTGTTCATGGCGCTGACCGATACCCAAGTTTATGTTGCCCTTGTGATTGCTCTACTGCCTGCGGTGTTGGCATTTCGGCTCTCGACGGAGTTGTACAAGTAGTCACAGCTGTTTTTCCCAACTGGCTGCATAACTTCATTTCTCCAAACTAAAATTTATCAGGCGGTTCCCGATGTTGTTCCTAAGAGAGGGGAGCTGCTTTTTTCTTTTTATACTGATAGACACATCACCGCTCACAGTTTAGCCATGGTTCATCCTGCTCGAAAAATTCCTGCGATCGCGTGGGAAGCCAGTGCCAAAATTGCAGTGAATCTATTGCTGCTCGCCTTTGCCCTTGGGGCGATCGCCAAGCTAGTGCCCTATCAACTCAGTCAACTGCAAAAGCTCCATGCCCTTGAGGCGGAAGTAACCAAGCTAGAGGAGCGGGTCAAGGCATTGCAACGGGAACAGGAGCGCGATCGCCAACCCCAAGCACGGCAGCGTATTGCCCAAGAGGAAGCCAATTTAATTGCCGCCAATCAACGGCGGATCATCTGGGTACAACCTCAAAACCCGAAGCAAGAACCGGACTAAGCCCCGCCTAAAACAAGGCAAAGACTAAACCACAGACACCACAGAGGGCGGCACTCAGGGAAGCATAGGTCATTTTCCGTTTTTGCCGCTTGTACTCTTGGCTAAGCTGATCTTCAACACTCAGGGAAATAATAAATTTTTGTCCTCGGTTTTGTGGCTTTTGCAGGCGGAGAACACCCCCCTGATCCGAGACCATGCCCACCACCGAAACAGGTTGCCCCAAGGGCAGCACCCACTCCTGATAGCGATAACCCAGCGTCGTCGTGCTACCAAAGCGCCAATTCAATGACAGAAACCCCAAGGAGAAGGCAAAGGAATGGGGTTTATCCGCTGGTCGCAGTTCGTCTAAGACCTGCATTGCTTCAATCTCAGCACCGAGGGGGTTCACCTCAATTTCCCCCTGATGATCTTGCAGAACAAATAGGGTTGATTGCTCATGGCGGCCAATGACTTCCGACTGGCATTCTCGACGATTGCGGCGATCTCTCCCATCTTTTTCATACTCGCGGCTGATAATCGTTTTGTAATAGACACAGGGAATGCGCTTCACTTCCGAGAGCAAGGGTTGAGATGTGGTGACTTGGCCAACCACCTGCACGTACTCGCGCCAACTGCCGCTACCGATTTCCTGAGCCACCTGTTGCTGGCATTGCTGTAACTCACGAATAGAGCTAGGGTTGGCCACCTTCATTCCCTTTAACTTCAGCCGATAATAGCCCTCAAGGGCAAAGAGAAAGGCCGAACTCGTTAAGCAAAGGTGAGCAAAAAGCCCCATAGCTGCCGTTAAATCCCTCTGTGCTGATTTTAGTCATTTGCGCTGACAGAGGTTAACTCTTTTAACTCATTGATATTAGGCCAATAGTGAGGCCAAAGAGACCATCAACAACGAGTGTACTCAAGACAGCGCCCATAAATCCCCACACGGGCAAAACAGCAGTATAGCCACGACGAATCTGGGATTGAAAGAGGGGAAGTAGGCCAATGAGCAGTAAGCTGAGGCTGAGGAGCACTCCCCATAGTTGGCCACCAAAGGTCTGGGCTTGGGCGATCGCCTGACCTAGTATTTCCTGAACGGAGATCACATCCCCTTCGAGGTACATGATGGCGCGCCAATGGGGAATCACATCAATGAGGTAAAAGTAGGCATCAGTGATGGCAGTGCCCAGAAAGGATCCCCAAAAAAAGAACACCCCCACCAGTTGCTGCCGCTGTCGTAGGTGCCATACCATCAGGGGGATTGGCAGTGCCTCAACAGGCAAATGCCACAGGGGTTCCCAGCGCAACCACCCCCAGTACAGAGAGCCAGCTCCCCAGCACCAGCTAAATCCGTAGAGCATCTCGCCCCAATAACGGTAGCGGGGTTGGCGTTGGAGGTAAAGACTGAGACCCAGCAGCAGCGGCATCAGAGCCAAACTCAGCCAAGGCTGTGTCCGCACGAGGGGCGCCTCAATAAAGACGGGAACCGACACCAAGAAGGCAGCAAAGCCAAAGAGAAACCAAGCCAGCCGTGAGCCAAGGCGCAGCGCAGGAAAAACCGAGGGGGACGTAAGAGCAGTCAAAGGAATATCGAAGATTGTTAACTTTTATTTCTTTCCTTTAAGGTATCACAGGCTGGAACGTCGTGGTTGGGGCGATCGCCGCGGGGTTTTAGAACGCGCCTTGCGCCGCAGCGTTTCCGATAGATCGATAAAGGCATCCCGCTGCAAGATCGGGTAGGTGCCAATCCAAAGGCGATGGCGGGGCAGGAAGACTTCAGAAATCAGTTCAATCTCTGCAAGATCAGGACGACGGGAGAGAACCAGCATTTCCGCTACATCACCGGGGCGAATCCCGCGGTGTTGGCGCAACAACTTGGCCCGTACTCTGGTTTCAAAGCCGGTTTTATCACCAATCTCTAGATTCAAACACCGTTCACGGTTTTCAATAATCACCAATTGCCCTTTGTCGTCAACGGTTTCCTCTTTGCCAATTAACTCTTCCGTAACATAGACATCCAAGACGCGCCCGCGCCAAAAGCCCCCATAGGGAAACCGCCGGTGGCGACGATTGCGCAATGTAGCCAAGACAGCCGGTGCCCAGAGCCAATAGAGACCGGCAATGAGTCCCAAGACAAGCTGTGTGCTATCCCCCAGAAAATTCAAACCAAAGGCGACAATCGCCACCGCCACCACGGAGAAAGTGAGGCGTCGCAGAAAGTCCTGAAGTTTGCCCCAGACGTAGCGATACTGGGAACCCGTGGCCACCAGCGGCACCAATTGACGGACTTTTTCTTGGGTGAGGGGAATCAGCACAACCAGCTAGGGCGTAGGCGTTGTCTCCAGTGTATTCGCAGCGGGACGGGGCGGCTGGCGATCGCGCCACCACGCAAGGAGGGTACTGGCAATGAAAATACTGGAGTAAGCTCCCGTCGTGAAACCAATGATCAACGCTAGGGCAAAGTAGCGCAACGTATCACCGCCAAAGATGAAGATCGTAATCAGGGGCAGTAGGGTCGTTAAGGTGGTATTAATCGAGCGACCAAGGGTTTGCACCACCGCCTGAT contains these protein-coding regions:
- a CDS encoding Fur family transcriptional regulator, with the translated sequence MPPRRTRSQVIILDALRASGRSLSAQELFLELRQRQTPLGLATVYRTLDHLRINGEVQARPLPSGELVYSLVQQDQHYLTCLQCGTSVTIDHCPVQHLETELRQSHHFEIFYHTLEFFGLCAKCQVMAQR
- a CDS encoding bifunctional 2-polyprenyl-6-hydroxyphenol methylase/3-demethylubiquinol 3-O-methyltransferase UbiG, which encodes MWDTRFQGDTYFYGTEPNDFLKAHAHDFVPQGQILSLAEGEGRNAVYLAQQGYVVTAVDASQVGLAKAQRLAQERGVTITTHHCNLRDFDLGENAWDGIIAIFCHLPPELRTLVNQRIVKALKPQGLYLSETYSKKQLGMGTGGPPTLELLHDLEEMKRELTGLEWLHAIEIQRDIHEGQGHRGRGWVIQLIGRQFPSFT
- a CDS encoding ammonium transporter; its protein translation is MKLRSVLRRGLRLQHPLTRILYLPTRRTLFTFALMIGLLSATAALGQDTAASPEVPEKVQVALNTLWVIFAGVLVFFMNAGFGMLETGFCRAKNAVNLLSKNLIVFALSTISFWAIGFALMFGDGNGIVGGSGFFLLGADNSPATGDAYQGVYDSLSWAAVPLYAKFFFQLVFAGTSATIVSGAVAERIKFYAFFIFSLLLVGIAYPITGHWIWGGGWLQKLGMWDFAGSTVVHSVGGWAALIGAALLGPRLGRFLPDGSVMAIPGHNFAIATLGCLILWLGWFGFNPGSTMAADPGAIAHIVVTTNMAAAFGGVTATVVSTLYFGKPDLSMIINGILAGLVAITAPCAFVTIESATLIGIIAGIIIVFSVVTIDRLKIDDPVGAISVHLVNGIWGTLAVGLFADGPGRFYEAGAGPLKGLLWSGDFTQLGHQLVGVMAVGGFTVAFSTAVWLLLNATIGIRVSPEEEIEGLDIGEHGMEAYAGFLFREEVKGFVDLLKRMSGSGRS
- a CDS encoding MORN repeat-containing protein, translating into MTHPHHSNPAVVHRRVTYSLLVGLGLVILEVAPVTAQIAVYEGRRVTGDVTMTLPDGSTYKGELLNGRFNGQGILTMANGNRYEGEFRNGRYYGQGVLTYADGGRYEGGFVDGIFNGKGTLQLANGQRYEGTFLNGQYHGEGVLTFPDGTRYEGQFLAGKYHGTGTLSFGDGTSYAGQFRNGLFEGQGVFTLPDGSRIVATWRNGRREPR
- a CDS encoding folylpolyglutamate synthase/dihydrofolate synthase family protein; protein product: MAQWSSRTPLIRFNQAVSDPLTAALSPYARFGVRLGLEPIQALLSVLGSPQLQVPLIHVAGTNGKGSVCAYLDSVLRAAGYRTGRYTSPHLLSWCERICVQGEPIAPETFLALIQKIESVLPQLAYPPSQFEVVTAAAWLYFAQQQVEVAVIEVGLGGRLDATNVCQPPLVSVITSIGWDHWQRLGNTLGAIAGEKAGILKPGVPAVIGPVPAEAKGVIAQRLEALACPAIWPEPAQWSADRSGWATWGGIEYPLPLAGEMQLTNSAIAIATLQQLQSQGWQISREAIQQGMAQTRWPGRLQWLQWQGRKLLIDGAHNAPAAAYLRQYVDQLGWTEVTWVVGMLANKDHEGILKHLLRGGDRLWLVPVPDHASADLEELKALAYTCCPELGECRFFKDVTEALDRAGDRCVVCGSLYLIARVLGAIASKDSQATRL
- a CDS encoding carbohydrate ABC transporter permease; the encoded protein is MTLGALLVLSPLLVVLCTSGWPPGTLPTQLLPPQGWTWQSYQAAWQQGNFILAFANSTVVALAVTALQLVTSALAGYALARLSFPGQQTILLLMLATLVIPFQLLVIPVFLILKAGHLINTYGALILPTAANGFGVFLMRQFFLTLPVALEEAALLDGANRWQVLWHILLPLSRPALVTLFIFTFIGEWNDLFKPLVFTTKPELITVQLSLANFQEQFTNDWPLMMAAAVIATVPVMVVFVFGQRQLIRGIATTGLKN